From one Bacteroides intestinalis DSM 17393 genomic stretch:
- a CDS encoding sensor histidine kinase — translation MKVIPIIGNDDSFLYRFLVSSRFRVARHTTVVVALFVIACNLVLFSCQGYIEMLGKWIYLLIFNMFLLYGGIFYFNLLYLVPRYLLKQRYLTYILSLSGALIIVFIFQATQEYIVSDIFSVPNIYVGYSKVAFVMDYLSSFPLTLLSIMGGGMTVLLRLWILENQRVMQLEKIRLQSEIEHLKEQISPSMLFRVLHYSGEQALVNPGKASEMLMKLSQILRYQLYDCNREKVLLNTEIKFLSNYLELEQLVSNKFDFHMSASGETGRTFVFPLLFIPFIQYTVKQIEIQEEQSASIEIHLQAEDETILFNCQVSMPCLEPEQELNKIRQRLDLQYGENYRLELTGQNIQLELKGGGK, via the coding sequence ATGAAAGTAATACCAATTATAGGCAATGATGATTCTTTTCTATACCGCTTCCTCGTCAGCTCACGCTTCCGGGTAGCCAGACATACCACTGTCGTCGTGGCACTGTTTGTCATAGCCTGTAATCTGGTATTATTCAGCTGTCAGGGTTATATAGAGATGTTGGGAAAGTGGATCTATCTTCTCATCTTCAACATGTTTCTGCTCTACGGTGGCATTTTTTATTTCAATTTGCTCTATCTGGTGCCCCGTTACTTGCTCAAACAAAGATATCTGACGTATATTCTTTCCCTATCAGGTGCTTTAATCATAGTTTTTATTTTTCAAGCTACACAGGAGTATATTGTATCCGATATCTTCTCTGTACCTAATATTTACGTGGGATATTCTAAGGTGGCATTTGTTATGGATTATCTTTCCTCTTTCCCATTAACCCTTCTCAGCATCATGGGCGGCGGTATGACTGTCTTGTTGCGGCTCTGGATACTGGAAAACCAACGGGTGATGCAACTAGAAAAAATCAGGTTACAGTCCGAAATAGAACATCTGAAAGAACAAATTAGCCCCTCCATGTTATTCCGGGTACTCCACTATTCAGGAGAACAGGCACTGGTAAATCCGGGAAAAGCGTCGGAAATGTTAATGAAACTGAGCCAGATACTCCGTTATCAGTTGTATGACTGTAACCGGGAGAAAGTGCTGCTAAATACGGAAATCAAATTCCTTTCCAATTATCTGGAACTGGAACAACTTGTTTCGAATAAATTTGATTTCCACATGAGTGCCTCGGGAGAGACAGGGCGTACATTTGTATTCCCATTGCTCTTTATACCTTTTATCCAGTACACAGTAAAGCAAATAGAAATTCAGGAAGAACAATCCGCATCCATTGAAATTCATTTGCAAGCGGAAGATGAGACCATTCTGTTCAACTGTCAGGTATCCATGCCTTGCCTGGAACCGGAGCAGGAATTGAATAAAATCCGGCAACGCCTCGATTTGCAATACGGTGAGAATTACCGGTTGGAATTAACCGGCCAGAACATCCAGCTTGAATTGAAAGGAGGTGGAAAATGA
- a CDS encoding sensor histidine kinase, which yields MINNRFTSFLLAPRYRTARHLFLQFVVFMITVNILWNVPMRPLSFPQRLLGWTIYFISIDAVFYINLYWLFPRFLLKNRLLIYALGVSGVSLIVIIAVAIFQIFTIDISVPASDNNLLPIVVNAISGVLAMGFTVAGMPAILLLRHWMLYNQRVDEIQSTTLHSELRFLKNQINPHFLFNMLNNANVLIRKNPAEASKVLFKLEDLLRYQMNDNFREHVPLRSDIHFLNDYLNLEKVRRDHFDYNITEEGNIDAIQLPALLFIPFVENAVKHNFDSEHPSYVHLFFKVEDNQLEFQCENSKPAVATGKSHVGGIGLTNIRRRLELLYLGRYLLEVAETENKYVVILKLDL from the coding sequence ATGATTAATAACCGTTTTACCAGTTTCCTGCTTGCTCCACGTTACCGTACGGCAAGACATTTGTTTCTGCAATTCGTAGTGTTTATGATTACAGTGAACATACTCTGGAATGTCCCCATGCGTCCCCTCAGTTTCCCTCAAAGGTTATTGGGATGGACCATCTATTTCATTTCCATTGATGCAGTTTTCTATATCAATCTTTACTGGCTATTCCCTCGCTTCCTGCTGAAAAACCGCCTGTTGATATATGCGCTCGGTGTGTCCGGAGTAAGTCTGATAGTCATTATAGCTGTAGCTATATTCCAAATTTTCACCATCGACATTTCAGTGCCCGCATCCGATAACAATCTGTTGCCTATCGTGGTAAATGCCATATCGGGAGTATTGGCCATGGGATTTACCGTAGCCGGGATGCCCGCCATACTCCTGCTTCGTCACTGGATGCTCTATAATCAGCGGGTAGATGAAATTCAATCTACTACCTTGCATTCTGAGTTGAGATTTCTCAAAAATCAGATAAATCCGCACTTTCTGTTCAATATGCTGAATAATGCCAATGTACTCATTCGGAAAAATCCCGCGGAGGCATCCAAAGTCTTATTCAAACTGGAAGATTTATTGCGTTACCAGATGAATGATAACTTCCGCGAACATGTACCTCTCCGCTCCGATATCCATTTCCTGAACGACTATCTGAATCTGGAAAAGGTACGGCGCGATCACTTTGATTACAATATCACAGAGGAAGGTAATATCGATGCCATACAATTACCGGCTTTGCTATTCATTCCCTTTGTAGAGAATGCGGTGAAACATAATTTCGACAGCGAACATCCGTCATACGTTCACCTTTTCTTTAAGGTCGAGGATAATCAATTGGAATTCCAGTGTGAGAACTCCAAGCCTGCCGTAGCAACAGGCAAAAGCCATGTGGGGGGAATCGGACTAACTAATATCCGACGCCGGCTTGAGCTCCTATACCTCGGTCGCTATTTACTGGAAGTAGCCGAGACAGAAAATAAGTATGTAGTAATTTTAAAACTGGATTTATGA
- a CDS encoding LytR/AlgR family response regulator transcription factor: MNCIIIDDEPLAREAMEMLVQENKELCLLGMFNNAVSATQFMEEHSVDLIFLDIQMPGITGIEFAHTVSKRTLIIFTTAYTEYALDSYEVDAIDYLVKPIEPERFQKAVQKALSYHSLLMKEEKEAIETNVSSEYFFVKSERKYFKVNYTDILFIEGLKDYVILQLPEQRIITRMNMKGISELLPQDLFLRVNKSYIVNTRHIDSFDNNDIYIGNYEIAIGNSYRDTFFEEFLMKGKRKE, translated from the coding sequence ATGAATTGTATTATAATAGATGATGAACCACTAGCACGCGAAGCCATGGAAATGCTGGTGCAAGAAAATAAAGAGCTTTGCTTACTGGGCATGTTCAATAATGCCGTATCCGCCACACAGTTTATGGAAGAACATTCTGTCGACCTTATCTTTCTGGATATTCAGATGCCGGGTATCACCGGCATAGAGTTCGCACATACCGTCTCCAAACGAACCCTCATCATCTTTACGACCGCCTATACGGAATATGCATTGGACAGCTATGAAGTCGATGCTATCGATTATCTGGTGAAGCCTATAGAACCGGAACGCTTCCAAAAGGCAGTACAGAAAGCCCTCTCCTATCATTCATTATTGATGAAAGAGGAGAAAGAGGCCATTGAAACCAATGTTTCTTCCGAGTATTTCTTCGTGAAATCCGAACGGAAATACTTCAAAGTAAACTACACTGATATTCTCTTCATCGAAGGATTGAAAGACTATGTAATTCTTCAACTCCCGGAGCAGCGCATCATTACCCGCATGAATATGAAAGGCATCTCCGAGCTCCTGCCCCAGGATCTGTTCCTACGGGTAAACAAGTCCTATATCGTCAATACCCGTCACATCGATTCATTTGATAACAATGACATTTACATAGGTAATTATGAGATTGCCATAGGTAACAGCTACCGCGATACATTCTTTGAAGAATTTCTAATGAAAGGAAAAAGAAAAGAGTGA
- a CDS encoding GNAT family N-acetyltransferase: MIQIRPSQLSDLDRLMEIFDHARKFMASVGNGNQWINGYPQRELIAKEITDGHCYACEDKHGKIVGTFCFVPSPDPFYAIIEDGAWLNDDSYYVIHRIASDGSYKGIGDICLNWCAKQHPNLRADTHKDNIIMQNLLTRNGFIRCGIVYVSNGTARIAYQKIV, translated from the coding sequence ATGATACAAATTCGCCCCAGCCAGCTTTCAGATTTAGACCGCCTGATGGAGATATTCGATCATGCCCGCAAATTTATGGCATCTGTAGGAAATGGAAATCAGTGGATCAATGGCTACCCACAACGTGAGCTGATTGCCAAAGAAATCACCGACGGACATTGCTATGCATGTGAAGATAAGCACGGAAAAATCGTCGGCACATTCTGTTTTGTTCCGAGTCCCGATCCCTTTTATGCCATTATCGAAGACGGAGCCTGGTTGAATGATGATTCCTATTATGTGATTCACCGCATCGCCTCCGACGGAAGTTACAAAGGTATCGGCGATATCTGTTTAAACTGGTGCGCCAAGCAACATCCTAATTTACGTGCGGACACACATAAAGACAATATTATCATGCAAAATCTGCTCACAAGAAATGGCTTTATCCGCTGTGGAATCGTGTATGTATCTAATGGTACAGCAAGAATCGCATATCAAAAGATAGT